CGCTCACCGGCCTGCGATTCCTGGATGTGGGCTCTACGCAGTAACGAGCACCAGCGCAGCCACCACTGCCCTAGCACCCCAAGCTTGCACCCTCAACTTTCGGGAGAACCACTATGTCCAACCTCCTTCGCCTCATAGGAAGAAGGCTCCTCGCGCTACCCGTGATGATCCTGGGCGTGACATTCCTCGTCTTTTTCATCATGTCGTTTAGCCCAGCCGACCCGGCGCGCCTCGCCCTCGGCGAAGCCGCCTCCATGGATGCCCTCGAGGAATACCGAGAAACGCACGGCCTCAACGATCCCCTCTTAGTGCGCTACGGCCGCTTTCTGGTAGATATGCTCCACGGCGATCTCGGCACCACCACCGGCAACACCCCAGTGACCGAAGTAATTGCCAAGGCCTTCCCCATCACCTTGCAGCTCACCTTCCTTGGCTTGATCATCGCCGCGGTATTATCGCTGGTCTTCGGCGTTATCGCCGCGTTGTATCGCGATCGTTGGCCAGATCAGGTCATCCGCGTTGTCTCCATCGCTGCACTGGCTACCCCCTCCTTCTGGTTGGCGATCTTGCTCATCCAGTGGGTTGGCACGGTGCCTGGTGGTTGGGGCTTTTTCCCGGCGCTGATTACCAAGTGGGTGCCGTTTAGCCAGGATCCAGCTACCTATACCAACAACATGTTCCTCCCCGCTTTCGCCCTGGCTGTGCCGGTTGCTGGTTCTTTAACCCGCGTGGTGCGCACGGCCATGGTGGAGGAATTGGATAAGGATTATGTACGCACCGCCATCGGTTCGGGCGTGCCCAAGGTGGAGGTTATCTCCAGAAACGTCCTTCGCAATGCACTGATCACACCGATCACGGTGTTGGGTTTGCGCGTGGGCTACCTCATGGGTGGCGCGGTGATCATTGAGATCATCTTCAATATTCAGGCGATGGGCCAGCTCATTCTCGACGGCGTTACTCGCAATGACGTCTTCCTTGTTCAAGGCGTAACGCTCACCGTGGCCATTGCTTTTATCGTTATTAACATCATCGTGGACATGCTCTACGTCCTCGTCAATCCGCGCATCAGGAGCATCTAATGCGACGTTCATTGACCACTAACCTCGAACAACGCGCCGGCCAGCGCTTCAGCGGCCTCCGCAACCTGCCGCGCGCCTCAAAAATTGCACTCGGGTTTTTAATTGCCATCGCGCTGCTAGCGATCTTCGCCCCGCTCATTGCGCAATTTAGCCCGCTCGAATCCACCAAGCCGGTGCAATCGCCTTCTGCTACTCACTGGTTTGGCA
This window of the Corynebacterium pseudopelargi genome carries:
- a CDS encoding ABC transporter permease — encoded protein: MSNLLRLIGRRLLALPVMILGVTFLVFFIMSFSPADPARLALGEAASMDALEEYRETHGLNDPLLVRYGRFLVDMLHGDLGTTTGNTPVTEVIAKAFPITLQLTFLGLIIAAVLSLVFGVIAALYRDRWPDQVIRVVSIAALATPSFWLAILLIQWVGTVPGGWGFFPALITKWVPFSQDPATYTNNMFLPAFALAVPVAGSLTRVVRTAMVEELDKDYVRTAIGSGVPKVEVISRNVLRNALITPITVLGLRVGYLMGGAVIIEIIFNIQAMGQLILDGVTRNDVFLVQGVTLTVAIAFIVINIIVDMLYVLVNPRIRSI